A region of the Lycium barbarum isolate Lr01 chromosome 1, ASM1917538v2, whole genome shotgun sequence genome:
TTTAAGCGCAACGGGGGCACCATTATCTTTAGTACGCCAATTACTAGCGACAAAGTTAGGCGTGCAACTCTTAAAAAACGCCAATTACTCAACACGTTTTCATTTTTTGAAAACGGTCAATAATAGCATCATTGCTTACAGTTGCAAATACTTTCTTCTCAAAATCACActccatccaaaaaaaaaaaaagtgggggggggggggagggggggggggggaatcaccCCCCTACCATCAATAACAAAAAAGAAAACACATAATAGGGGAATCATACCCCTCCAATCAATAGCAAAAATGAAAACACATAATAGGGGAATCACACCCGTTGCAtctatagaaaaaaaaatacataatagCGGAATCACACccatacatcaatagcaaaaaaaaaaaaaaaaaaaatagaggaataACACACCTTATTTTACTAAAACTATATTGTAtttcatacaaaaaaaattagaaaGAATACTTATCAATCCGCGAAAAGATAACCTTGAGATAACTTAGTGATTTGTGAGAAACTTGATAATGgaagaatggaagaagggtttGAAAATGGAGAGAGCCAAAGAGTTTCTTTTTGCTTTTTACTTGGAAAAGATGAGTGGGAAGTGGGAAAAGCTCTTTTGAGATTTGGGGCTTTTGGGGGCAAGAAATTTAATGAAAAAGTAAAATGGGAGGGGGACTAaacaataaaaagataaaaaaaaatagaaaaaaaaaacctgcaTTAAAGCAGTAAAACtgcacaaattaaaaaaaaaatgtgtaggAGGCGAGATTCGATCGAATCTCGGGTGGCAATCAGTGAACACTCAGGGGCACTCCTACCAACTGAACTACTTTTGCAATTATGTTTGAGGGGCCCTTTTAAAATATATCATAATTtttcaagatatatatatatatatatatatatatatatatatatatatatatatatatatatatatatatatatatagggttttTTCCGAAGTTAAGGGGGGCACGTGTCCCCCCACCCTTCAAGGTGGGTCCGCCCCTGCTCCTCACGCCATCCCACCCCCATTTCGCTAAATTGCATATAAACGCTcttgaaataatatttttttgcttacataccaaacactagaaaataaataagaaaccaacttatttttcaagaaaacatcttctaggaaaacattttacatggaaaacattttccttggtaccaaacacacccaaagaAAAATAAGTACAAAACAATAAAAAATGCTTTAGTAAGCATCAATTCCCTTGCACTAGCAAGCATCGAGCTGTCAAGGAAATCTTCCAGCATACGAATCTCATCCTTTGATTTCTTCTGAACTTTTCTAACCTTTTGTTGAGCCAAAAGTCCAGCAGCACGCTCCTCTAATTTCTTTTCTAGCTTTTGCATGGTCTTTTCTACCTGTCAAATACATAAACCTTGGTCCATAAAATTGAACGACATGGACAGTCAGAATTTATTTAAGTTGAGGCGTAGTTTTTGTTATTGTTGGTCCATAAACGGGCCTAAGGCACTACGTACACGTAAGTGTAGTGCATCGACAATTAGGATATATACGTTAAATATTTTCTACTAAGGGAAGCAAAGGGCAGTTAATAATAACAATCACAATTACCATTTCAGTTATTTGTCTAATTTGCTCCTCATGGCACCTCTGCATTTggtccttcaattcttttatctCTTGCTCAGAATCAACCTTCGCCTTCTGATTAGGAAAATTTGTAGCTCCTTCCTGTAAATGAGAACCAAAGGTTGTAGCCCCACTTGACAAGAAAAAGGAATAATGTTAAATGGAATGAACCATTTAGTAACTGGTTAAGTTCAAACCTTCAATTCCTTGAAAAAATTGTTTGTATATGATTTTCCACCATTCTTTTCCACAACCAAATTCACTTGGAAAAGAAGCTCTTTCAATTGCTCAGTTTTCTTAATTGGATCTTTAGTCCTGTTGTCAAAAAGCACTAGCCTATTTTGACACATAGCAAGACTTTCCTGTAACAGCAATCCAAATAATTTATCTGTGTAACAATCTTCACACTCATCATGAAAAAGCAGCACAGAAAACAAAATATAGCAAATGAAGTGATGCTTTTTCTACAGAGATTCATATACATGTTCTACAAGATCCAGCTACAAGCTGGTGTCTTTCTTGAATCTTATGCATTGTTACAGACTTACAGTACAAAAACATTAAAGGTTGGTATCACAAGCCAAATCATAAAAGAtatttgaaaaccaattaagaaAAATCTGAAGAGAAGAATGCTAAAAAGCATAGACATTAATAAGATCTACATGTGATTAATCTAATTACCTTCAATGGCTCAGGGCAGTCAGCGCCTAAGTAAGCATCCAATGTCACATCATGATCTTCAAGATCATCTCCACCAGTGAGTACCACAATCATGTAGTCACTGATTTTGTTACCGAAGAACCCTTGAAAACTCTGGACGGCTGCTTCTTGTTCTCTTGAAAAGCGACTTCGTACGGAAAGGACTAAAAGAACAGCATCAATGCCATCTTTAGCCAAATCGATGCATCTAACAATTTCACTCCTAACAATTTCTGGATCAGCAGAAAAATCGAACAGGCCTGCAATTCCACAATCTTATTAACTATGAGTAACTCTAGTGATGTACTAACATTTAAGAGAATTTACGCTGTATTAGGCAATTCCCCATATATCGTAacatattatttcattttttgcgAACTTGATGCACCACATAGCACCTATAGATGATGAGactataataataatataatacaGCAGTATCTCTAGAAATCAATATGAGCTACAAGAAgtccaaaaatatttataaaCTTTAGAGACTTTTTACAACCAAATGATGGACTGAACTTCTGAGACATGGAAATTTTGTCAGTTCCTTGAAACAGTATACAGTTCTGCCCTATATGTTGTTGAAGTTTGGGATGAATACGCACAATCTTGAAGCACAAGTTACAGAAATTGACTCTGTACGTAGTTAACAAATGTCGTACAGAATTCTTTAATAACCAAATAATCAACATATTTAGCAAAGAAGTACAAACTTTTTCCATAAAGAAATTGACTATAAGATAAAATCTTTCCATTGGCTGTTATATTAATCAAGCACATTGTagttacattaaaaaaaaaataaaaaaatgctgTACGTACCAGGCGTGTCGATCACATCTAGTACTTGGCCATTCGGCAATTGTGTACTTTGAACCTCACAGGTCAATGTAACACCAGTAGATTGAGGCATCGACCTAAATGCCTTTCTTCCAAGAACACTATTGCCTGTGGAACTCTTATTGTCTCCAGTACGTCCAACCAGAACTACTGTCCGAGCTTCATTTGTAGCAAATTCCCAAACATCATTTAAAATTGCACTACCACACATCTTATCTTATTGAATCAAATTTCCTACAATAGAAGGCTCAGGTCGGGGTTAATATTATGCTAACAGAAAAGGATTAAGTTATATACAGGGGCCGGGAGGACGAGGACTTCTAGTCTATTAGAATCCACTAGAGTAGTAAAATATATATTTAGTTCGATTCATATATAACGAGCATTAGTCAATATCTAATATCACATATACATGTCTTTCTTCCATAACGTAAACCAACGCCATTCCAATTCAAAGAATTAAAAGAAATTCGGATTCTCAATTCTGTACGACGTCTAGACCATAAAACACTTTCAGGAACAAGCAAATCAAAATGATTTTTGTCTGTATTTATTCTTCGAGTTTGAAGTAGTAATAAGAAAAAATCACACtattaagtcattcaaaaaagGATATGTATTGACCTCCTTAAAATGTTAGATTTATACGACATACATGCTATAACATGTAAAAGTAACCTCATAGTGTAAAAATTTCTTATACTGATGATGTATACAACTTAATACTCAGAAAGAAAAAACATTAATGATGCTAGAGGAATGCAAGAAAATGCGCAAAATCAACCAACAAAAAATTAGAAGCTCTCACTATTAATGTAAAACCTATAGAATGAACCACACCTTGATAATGGATTCAGAGTCACACAATGCAAGAGAAGAATAATGCAACAAGTATAATAGGCTGCAACTTCAAGTAGTATACtctctaatttatgtgatatagtttgactaggcacaaagtttaagaaagaaaggaacacTTTTAAAACTTGcggtctaaaacaagccataatATTTGTGTGGCTCTAATTCATTAGGGGTAAAAGGGAacttttaagttaaattatttttgaatatagaaatgtatcattttttttttacagactaaaaaggaaaatatatcacataaattggtacAGAGGGAGTATAAATTAAGATGACAGAATGCAAACCAGAAGAATAATGCAAGTTATGATATGGTGTTAAAAAACACAAATATGATTTTGAAGGCAAAAAAATTCATCAGATCATATTTCTGAAACCATGCATGTTAACAAATTATTTCAAGAAATAGGATACAACGGTAAAACACAATATTAAGTACCATGAAGCAGTAAGAGGAAATAGTGTAGTAATAACTTTAATTTTCTGCTGTTGTTACTTGTTAGTTGTTAAGCAAAAAATATGCAGTTGAAGCTTACAGAGAGATTGACAGAGTGAAGAAGGCATGTGGAGTGGAGTAacaagtaggcgtttggccatagatatcAAAAACAAATTCTctatttttggaatttttgaagttggagttggagttgtgtttgaccatagtttttggtgaaatgtagttgtaaaaaagtgaatttttttaaaaaaataaattttttaaatttttggtatATTCAGAATATATATGGCCAAATGctcaaaagtgaaaaaagtgaaaaaaaattccgaaaaaaaaaaaataatttttatggccaaacggcacctaaaTGTAAACTTTCAGTTTGCCCTTGTGAAAAGGCAAATTATACCCTTTATCTTTGTAGAAAATATTCAAGTAGTAATACTACTCCTCTCATTATAAAAGGGTAACTTAGTCATTTTACAGCGCCTTCCCCAATCCCCTGCCTTTTCATTTCCAAAATCCTTTCATTTTCACTTGAAAGTCGTACTTTAGGCCACATGATGACTCTCTCTTaatttttgaattttattttgtCAAAATTACAAAAACTTATTTATAGGGTGAGAATAATTATTTTGAGAGAAATAATTATGTTATTTCAAATTTATTATTTAGAGTtcggaaaaggctcataaatactcctaacctattgaaaaaggctcataaataccctccttccaccttttggtctaaaaatacccttccatccaccttttaggtctaaaaatacccttaaggtttgtttttggctcaaatatacccctcaaactaacaagttaaaattaactcttttaaaaatccaaatggcaatttgtaattggtcaataataaaattccgtaatttaaaaaaaaatacatatttaaaaaaaattgccaataataaattgccagtaatttaaaattccagatttaaaaaaaaaaaattgccaataataaaattccgtaatttacatatatttttttttaaaattgtgtggaaacttaaaaattaaaaactaaaaaattaaaaaatatgaacgaaactgatttttttttttttgcatttcgtgaattaatcaacgaaatatgttttgttttttgcatttcatgaataaaaaaatgaaataggaaattataattttttttttgcatttcgtgtattaaaaaacgaaataggataaaaaaaaattattttcgttcatataaaaacgaaattggaaaattggacaaaatatattttccaattttgtttttatatgaacaaaattaatttttttatcctatttcatttttaatacacgaaatgcaaaaaaaaattataatttcctatttcgtttttttattcacgaagtgcaaaaaaaaaattaaaaaaaaacatatttcgttgattaattcacgaaatgcaaaaaaaaatcagttttgttcatattttttaatttttaaattaaataatatatgtgtccaatcacaaaatgtcatttgactttttaaaagagttaactttaactttgttagtttgaggggtatatttgagccaaaaacaaaccttaagggtatttttagaccaaaaagtgtaaggagggtatttatgagcctttttcaataggttaagGGTATTCATGAGCTTTTCCGTTTAGAGTTTTAGCTACTATCTCAAAATTATTTCTAAGTCTCTGACACGCTACTAAAGTTTGGAACTTTCAAAGATGAGTATATATACTTGAGTTCCAACCGAACTTAAAACAAAATTCTTTGTTGCAATTTTTGTGGCAAGACTCGTTGTAACTCCAAAACAAAATTATAGAGTTCAAACTTCTAAAAAGTTTCTGCAACTGAACATTTATAAGTTTAAACTCCATGTATCTTTCTTGGAGTTTGAATTTATACATGATCATAGTTTAAACTTATACATTATCATTCTTGGAGTTTCAAATTTAGGAATTTTTCAGACTCCAGCACATTCACTTGTTAAAGTTTCGAACTCTAGCATTGTATGCTGACATTGTTCTGTATTTTTAGCTAGAAATATTTTTGTCAAGATGATATTTTCGTATTAAAAGATATTTCTtttatcccaatttatatgatacactTTTCTGTTTGGTCTGTCTTAAAAAGAATGATAcaattttatatttagaaataatttaacttaagagcgcatttggattgacttatttaaGTATTTATTGACTTTTAAGCTCTTTTTTACTTTTTGAGGTGTTACGGAAAATAAAAAGTGCTTTTAATTAAGCACATATTTTTAGGcaaaaaaaagtacaaaaataagccaaaacttTGAGCCTTTTAACATATAAGCTACTTTtaaaaagtcaatccaaacaTCTTCTAAAAAATACTGCTTCCAGATCAAAAAAAGTATTcatttagcctttttttcttgggtaaAAAAGATTATctacttattaaatcaagaaataattaaccttatttttccaaatttatctctattaagtgttatgtgatcaaatccaaTACATATTTAATTAGGAGTAGTTTAGTTTTAtctagaagttagtattttcaTGATTATATGAAATATACTTTCAGGACTATGATCTCAGTTTGTGTTATCTTTTCTTATCTTAATTGTATAATGTCGAGGAATTTTTACTATCATCTTGctatttttcctttttaaatataaCATGTAATATCAGGAAATTCCTTTTCTTAGTTCTTTTGTTGATCAAATAACTTACCATGGACACTACTATGACTAATCATAACGTTGGGTTGTCAAAAGATGCTGTTGCATGCATGTTAGTTTTGTGCTTCTCTGCGTTTTTTGTTTTTTAGGGGTCTCATTGCCATCCGAATCTAACTGCTGGTAAGATCATGATGTTAAAACTTACCATACAAGgttactttttctttttatccTAAACAAAACAAGAGTACATTCCTTTGTTGGTATCCTTATTTTACAACACTATTAACTGGAATTGCATTTAGTTGTCCAGACACTTTTGTGGGTAAATTTTTCAGCGTTAACGTCAGGGTCCTCATGTTTAATCCCTTAGCGTTTCTTCTCTTATGTTGCGTAGTGATGAAACCATGAATTTCATTAAGAGTGTT
Encoded here:
- the LOC132616500 gene encoding immune-associated nucleotide-binding protein 9-like yields the protein MCGSAILNDVWEFATNEARTVVLVGRTGDNKSSTGNSVLGRKAFRSMPQSTGVTLTCEVQSTQLPNGQVLDVIDTPGLFDFSADPEIVRSEIVRCIDLAKDGIDAVLLVLSVRSRFSREQEAAVQSFQGFFGNKISDYMIVVLTGGDDLEDHDVTLDAYLGADCPEPLKESLAMCQNRLVLFDNRTKDPIKKTEQLKELLFQVNLVVEKNGGKSYTNNFFKELKEGATNFPNQKAKVDSEQEIKELKDQMQRCHEEQIRQITEMVEKTMQKLEKKLEERAAGLLAQQKVRKVQKKSKDEIRMLEDFLDSSMLASARELMLTKAFFIVLYLFFFGCVWYQGKCFPCKMFS